The Candidatus Limnocylindrales bacterium genome has a segment encoding these proteins:
- a CDS encoding ATP-dependent DNA ligase, which translates to MKQATKFEKLATVFEQLEAVSSNLKMIDILSDFFSEISPEEARITAYLLRGKVAPDYEGLKLGLAEKLVMRALSQAWGISLKEVEGHFQKIGDLGDVAASVAPERNSAGLSIQEVFNELQIIARTSGEASQKAKIQTLATLLSRCSPREARYVVRIVLGTLRLGVAEMTFLYGLSKALTGTKEKKAILENAFNVLSDLGEVAYQAVQKGVEALQEVQPVVGIPIRMMLAQRVEDLEEVKKHIPGKVFVEYKYDGERVQVHIPRQGDMTLYSRRHEKITHQFPDIIAAIQQAFPGKEAIIEGEVVSIDPQSGKLQNFQVLMTRRRKHKVEEYVEKVPVKYFLFDMLYFNGKSLLKTPLSQRKEMLARHFSNKNGLALAEYILTEEVEDMENFFAEAIEQGGEGVVLKDATSFYEAGIRGWKWIKFKKEYKRELADTFDLVVVGGIYGTGRRAGTYGSLLVAAFDPETNKYYSFTKVGAGFTDRDLAALPQMFARYQLPGKYRLVETGMEADVWFEPALVMEVTGAELTISPVHTVAKEKLKKGGLALRFPRFLRWRDDKTPEQATTVQEIYEMYLGHKR; encoded by the coding sequence ATGAAACAAGCAACAAAATTTGAAAAACTTGCAACGGTCTTTGAACAACTGGAGGCAGTCTCTTCCAACCTCAAGATGATAGATATTTTATCCGATTTCTTTTCAGAGATTTCCCCCGAAGAAGCCCGAATTACGGCCTATCTTTTGAGGGGGAAGGTTGCACCGGACTATGAAGGTTTGAAATTGGGTCTTGCAGAGAAGCTGGTTATGCGAGCCCTCAGCCAGGCCTGGGGAATATCCCTTAAAGAAGTCGAGGGCCACTTCCAAAAAATCGGGGATCTTGGAGATGTTGCAGCCAGCGTAGCTCCGGAAAGGAACAGTGCCGGACTTTCCATTCAAGAAGTGTTTAATGAACTTCAAATCATTGCACGGACTTCAGGAGAAGCCTCCCAAAAAGCAAAAATTCAAACCTTAGCCACTTTGCTTTCCAGATGCTCTCCTCGAGAAGCGAGATATGTGGTTCGAATCGTTTTAGGCACACTGCGCCTCGGAGTTGCTGAGATGACCTTCTTGTATGGATTATCCAAGGCCTTAACCGGTACCAAAGAGAAGAAGGCTATTTTAGAGAATGCCTTTAATGTACTTTCAGATTTGGGAGAAGTTGCCTATCAAGCAGTCCAGAAGGGTGTGGAAGCCCTTCAAGAGGTACAACCGGTCGTTGGTATCCCGATTCGTATGATGCTTGCCCAGCGAGTCGAGGATTTAGAAGAGGTTAAGAAACACATTCCAGGTAAGGTGTTTGTGGAATATAAATATGATGGGGAGCGTGTTCAAGTCCATATTCCCAGACAGGGAGATATGACCCTGTATTCGAGGCGCCATGAAAAGATTACCCATCAATTTCCGGATATCATAGCAGCCATCCAACAGGCCTTTCCAGGAAAAGAAGCCATTATCGAAGGAGAAGTAGTTTCCATTGATCCCCAAAGCGGCAAGTTACAGAACTTTCAAGTCTTAATGACCCGGCGCAGGAAACATAAGGTTGAAGAATATGTGGAAAAGGTTCCGGTGAAGTATTTTCTCTTCGATATGCTCTACTTCAATGGGAAATCTCTTTTAAAAACCCCTTTATCCCAGCGAAAAGAGATGCTGGCGCGACATTTTTCCAACAAAAACGGTCTGGCACTTGCCGAGTATATCCTTACCGAAGAGGTCGAAGATATGGAGAATTTCTTTGCAGAAGCCATAGAGCAAGGGGGAGAAGGGGTCGTGCTTAAAGATGCCACAAGCTTTTACGAAGCCGGAATCCGGGGATGGAAGTGGATCAAGTTCAAAAAGGAGTATAAGAGGGAACTGGCCGATACCTTTGATTTGGTCGTTGTGGGGGGCATCTACGGTACCGGGCGGAGGGCGGGAACCTACGGTTCCCTACTCGTGGCTGCGTTTGATCCTGAAACCAATAAATACTATTCCTTTACTAAAGTAGGGGCTGGATTTACAGATCGGGATTTAGCTGCGTTACCTCAGATGTTTGCAAGGTATCAACTCCCTGGGAAATATCGCCTGGTAGAAACTGGGATGGAAGCAGACGTATGGTTTGAACCGGCCTTGGTGATGGAAGTTACCGGTGCTGAACTGACGATAAGTCCTGTCCACACTGTGGCCAAGGAAAAGTTAAAAAAAGGAGGACTTGCTCTACGCTTTCCACGGTTTTTGAGATGGCGGGATGATAAAACTCCCGAACAGGCCACTACAGTTCAAGAAATTTACGAAATGTACCTGGGTCACAAAAGATGA
- a CDS encoding sigma-70 family RNA polymerase sigma factor: protein MDCEQPIDQHQTTQPEVWVDQHGDYLFRYALLRLQNAELAQDLVQDTFLAALHARHSFTGQSSERTWLVGILKHKIIDYLRRSWRECPVDEIDSSLNSIEEFFHKTGHMRDISHGWTADPGAILKQREFQRILEQCLAELPSHTATAFSLREIDGLPAEEICKILEVSSGNLYVLLYRARTHLRHCLEIHWFAKTRKD from the coding sequence ATGGATTGTGAACAGCCTATAGACCAACATCAAACGACTCAGCCGGAAGTTTGGGTCGATCAACATGGGGATTATTTGTTCAGGTATGCTTTACTTCGACTCCAAAACGCTGAACTCGCCCAGGATCTGGTTCAGGATACTTTCCTAGCGGCACTTCATGCCCGTCACAGCTTTACGGGTCAATCTTCTGAGAGGACGTGGCTTGTAGGGATTTTGAAGCACAAGATTATCGACTATCTTCGTCGAAGTTGGCGGGAATGTCCTGTGGATGAGATCGATTCCTCTTTAAATTCCATAGAGGAATTCTTCCATAAGACAGGGCATATGAGAGATATCTCCCACGGCTGGACGGCTGATCCCGGTGCAATTCTTAAACAAAGAGAATTTCAAAGAATTTTAGAGCAGTGTTTAGCCGAACTTCCTTCCCATACGGCAACGGCCTTTTCGCTTCGCGAAATAGATGGGCTACCGGCTGAGGAGATTTGTAAGATTTTAGAGGTTTCCTCGGGTAATTTGTATGTCCTGTTATATCGTGCCCGTACCCATCTCAGACATTGTTTAGAAATACACTGGTTTGCCAAGACCAGAAAGGATTAA
- a CDS encoding dienelactone hydrolase family protein, whose translation MEITTERVTMQVDGSPMGGFLARPTTGGPYPGILVFMEIFGVNSHIRDVTQRVAREGYVALAIDYYHRTAPGMELGYTQEDIEKGFAQAKQTTTEGLLADIKAGIDYLKSRKDVRGDRIGCIGFCFGGYVAYLAATLPDIKATASFYGGGIAAPPTPGGRPPIVDRTKDIKGFILCLFGTQDTSIPLDQVDKIENELKKHNIRHKVLRYDAGHGFFCDQRASYHAPSAQAAWEEVKAMFDRELRKS comes from the coding sequence ATGGAAATCACAACCGAGCGTGTAACCATGCAGGTGGACGGGTCTCCCATGGGTGGATTTCTCGCCCGTCCAACCACCGGGGGACCTTACCCGGGTATTCTGGTATTTATGGAAATTTTCGGAGTTAATTCCCACATCCGAGATGTAACCCAACGGGTCGCCCGAGAAGGATATGTAGCCCTGGCTATCGATTATTACCATCGTACCGCTCCGGGTATGGAGTTGGGTTACACCCAGGAAGATATTGAAAAAGGGTTTGCCCAGGCTAAGCAGACAACGACCGAGGGATTACTCGCAGATATTAAAGCAGGTATTGATTACTTGAAATCTCGAAAAGACGTTCGAGGAGATCGTATCGGTTGTATAGGATTCTGTTTTGGGGGATATGTAGCCTATCTGGCTGCTACACTGCCAGATATTAAGGCAACGGCTTCTTTTTATGGAGGCGGTATTGCTGCCCCGCCAACCCCCGGTGGGAGACCCCCCATTGTAGACCGAACGAAAGATATTAAGGGGTTTATTCTCTGTTTGTTTGGAACTCAAGATACCAGCATCCCCCTGGATCAAGTCGATAAGATTGAAAATGAACTCAAGAAGCACAACATCCGCCATAAGGTTCTGCGTTATGATGCCGGGCATGGCTTTTTCTGTGATCAGCGAGCCAGCTATCATGCACCCTCTGCACAGGCTGCCTGGGAAGAAGTAAAAGCCATGTTCGATAGGGAATTACGCAAATCTTAA
- a CDS encoding iron-containing alcohol dehydrogenase family protein — MNNGIDIFLSPQRYIQRKNLLEEAGSYLSPLGKRPFVVGDDIVFSKIRTPLTRSCREAGLDPHFERFGGECDQAEVDRLTILLSKGQWDILVGTGGGKSLDTCRLVRASIQLPFVTIPTSSATCSAASASAVLYENHIRKRVHNGNGADLTLVDPEIIAKAPPRLFAAGLADALAKWYEGRVVFGKIQKDIPSRISLELSERARNLILDKGVESFQDVKKGLCTPVVEEMIEVTILLTGIISGLGSKMRVAGAHALYYGLGVLEETRQAFHGEIVGLGILVQLLLEKREQEVKPLMEFFSRLELPLTLGQIGLGNVSLERLKLGLEATCKEGSSIHNLPFPVHVKDLQEALLTLDTWGKALLDSPSP, encoded by the coding sequence ATGAACAACGGGATTGATATTTTTCTTTCTCCGCAAAGATATATTCAAAGAAAAAACCTTTTGGAAGAAGCCGGATCCTACCTTTCTCCCTTAGGAAAACGTCCATTCGTTGTAGGAGATGATATCGTTTTTTCAAAAATCCGTACCCCTCTAACCCGTAGTTGTCGAGAAGCAGGGCTGGATCCCCACTTTGAACGGTTTGGGGGAGAGTGTGACCAGGCAGAAGTTGATCGCCTCACTATCCTCCTCTCCAAGGGACAATGGGATATCCTGGTGGGAACCGGGGGCGGTAAAAGCCTGGATACGTGTCGTTTGGTTCGGGCCAGCATCCAGCTCCCTTTCGTGACTATTCCCACCAGCTCCGCCACCTGCTCTGCAGCATCTGCTTCGGCAGTTCTCTATGAAAACCACATTCGCAAGCGTGTTCATAATGGAAATGGTGCCGACCTCACGCTGGTGGATCCCGAGATCATTGCAAAGGCTCCGCCTCGACTTTTCGCAGCCGGACTTGCAGATGCCCTTGCAAAATGGTACGAAGGACGGGTCGTTTTTGGAAAAATACAAAAGGATATCCCTTCCCGGATATCCCTGGAACTTTCCGAAAGGGCCAGGAATCTTATCCTGGATAAAGGGGTAGAATCCTTTCAGGATGTTAAAAAAGGCCTCTGTACTCCGGTTGTGGAGGAGATGATCGAAGTTACGATTCTTTTAACCGGTATCATTAGCGGTTTAGGGTCTAAAATGCGGGTGGCGGGAGCCCACGCTTTATACTATGGATTGGGGGTTTTAGAGGAAACCCGACAGGCCTTTCATGGAGAAATCGTAGGTTTGGGTATTCTGGTTCAACTCCTCCTGGAGAAACGGGAGCAGGAGGTAAAACCCCTGATGGAATTCTTCTCTCGCCTGGAGCTGCCTCTAACCCTCGGTCAAATCGGCTTAGGAAACGTCAGTCTGGAGCGTCTGAAATTGGGGTTGGAGGCTACCTGTAAAGAAGGAAGCAGTATCCACAACTTACCCTTCCCGGTTCATGTGAAGGACCTTCAAGAAGCTCTGTTAACCCTGGATACCTGGGGAAAAGCTTTACTTGACTCTCCTTCCCCATAG
- a CDS encoding TVP38/TMEM64 family protein, with protein sequence MEGVVQPSSSRKGAAIKASIFIVFIVGAIYLVRFTPVKEFFTPEVLGRSLESAGIWAPLIYIVIYTVGVCLFVPGTVLTALGAAIFGPYWGFLYVWLGAMAGSSVAFFIGRTLGRDFAASLIGDRLKKYDDAIARNGFATVLYLRLIYFPFTPLNFGMGLTRVRFLDYFFGTALGILVGTFIFTFFVGTLKEVLASGDWSQLLSVKVLFSLVLFVFSFFIPKLVKKFKEN encoded by the coding sequence ATGGAAGGTGTTGTGCAACCGTCATCGAGTCGCAAAGGGGCTGCCATTAAGGCTTCCATTTTCATAGTTTTTATCGTGGGAGCCATTTACCTAGTTCGGTTTACCCCGGTTAAGGAATTTTTTACCCCTGAGGTTCTAGGTCGTTCTTTAGAATCCGCGGGCATCTGGGCCCCTTTGATTTATATAGTGATTTATACCGTTGGAGTTTGTTTATTTGTACCGGGTACCGTACTGACTGCTTTAGGAGCTGCTATTTTTGGACCCTACTGGGGTTTTCTCTATGTCTGGCTTGGGGCGATGGCCGGCTCCAGCGTTGCCTTTTTTATTGGACGTACGCTGGGTAGAGATTTTGCCGCTTCTCTCATCGGCGACAGGCTCAAAAAGTATGATGATGCCATCGCTCGCAATGGATTTGCTACTGTACTTTATCTCCGCTTGATCTACTTTCCTTTTACCCCTTTAAACTTCGGTATGGGACTTACCCGGGTCCGGTTTTTAGATTATTTTTTCGGTACCGCCTTAGGAATTCTGGTAGGTACCTTTATTTTTACCTTCTTCGTAGGAACCCTTAAAGAAGTCTTAGCCAGTGGAGATTGGAGTCAGTTACTCTCCGTGAAAGTTTTGTTTTCCCTGGTTTTGTTTGTTTTCTCGTTCTTTATTCCTAAGCTTGTCAAAAAGTTCAAAGAAAACTAA
- a CDS encoding branched-chain amino acid ABC transporter substrate-binding protein: MQRILVFVFTAIFLSLLFTQPAMAAETVKLGLAGPLTGDQGVFGELLKIGAVIAMEEWNEKGGVLGKKVEFIWGDDQHDPKQAVSVANKFVNEGVVGVVGHFNSSCSIPVSTIYARFDIPQITPASINSEFTDRGLKNVFRTCGRDDQQAIVAADFIVNTLKKTKIAVFHDKTTYGQGLADKVVGELKKLGVEPVFYTGVVQGDKDYTAVLTAAKQKGPEILYFGGIHPEAILLARQSRELGLNAVMFNGSGTFTQEFIEGAGPAAEGSYITFYPDPEKIEAAQPFIKKLKEKFPQAREISAFTINSYVAANILLEAIQATGSTDGKKLSDFIHKTRFNTAAGSIQFDEKGDLVEAPFVVWQVQNGKFVQIQEFRKK; this comes from the coding sequence ATGCAGCGGATTCTGGTTTTTGTTTTCACGGCTATTTTCCTAAGCTTACTTTTTACTCAACCTGCCATGGCCGCAGAGACGGTTAAGTTAGGACTGGCAGGTCCTCTCACAGGAGATCAAGGAGTCTTCGGTGAGCTGTTGAAGATTGGAGCGGTCATTGCCATGGAAGAATGGAATGAGAAAGGGGGGGTTCTTGGAAAAAAGGTTGAATTCATCTGGGGGGATGACCAACATGACCCAAAGCAGGCGGTATCTGTAGCCAACAAGTTTGTTAATGAGGGCGTCGTCGGAGTTGTAGGCCATTTCAATTCCAGTTGTTCTATTCCGGTGTCAACGATTTATGCCCGATTCGATATTCCCCAAATTACCCCCGCTTCCATCAATTCAGAATTTACCGACCGTGGCTTAAAAAACGTATTCCGAACCTGTGGGCGTGATGATCAGCAAGCAATCGTTGCGGCAGATTTTATCGTAAATACCTTGAAGAAAACGAAAATAGCAGTTTTTCACGATAAGACCACTTACGGTCAGGGGTTGGCCGATAAAGTTGTTGGAGAGTTAAAGAAACTGGGGGTTGAACCGGTCTTCTACACCGGGGTTGTGCAGGGGGATAAAGATTATACCGCCGTTTTAACTGCTGCCAAACAGAAAGGCCCGGAGATTCTTTATTTTGGGGGAATTCATCCTGAAGCTATTTTGCTGGCCAGACAATCCAGGGAGTTAGGCTTGAATGCCGTCATGTTCAACGGATCCGGCACCTTTACCCAAGAGTTTATCGAGGGGGCAGGTCCGGCAGCCGAGGGATCTTATATTACGTTTTACCCGGACCCAGAAAAGATTGAAGCAGCCCAACCCTTCATCAAAAAGCTTAAAGAGAAATTCCCTCAGGCAAGAGAAATAAGTGCGTTTACCATTAATAGCTATGTGGCCGCAAATATTCTCCTGGAAGCTATCCAGGCAACGGGAAGTACCGATGGAAAGAAATTATCAGACTTTATCCATAAAACCCGATTTAACACAGCCGCAGGATCTATTCAGTTTGATGAAAAAGGCGACCTGGTAGAAGCCCCCTTTGTGGTCTGGCAGGTTCAGAACGGAAAATTTGTGCAGATTCAGGAATTCAGGAAAAAGTGA
- a CDS encoding DUF488 domain-containing protein, which produces MIQTKRIYEPPEPRDGKRFLVERLWPRGIKKETLQMDGWLKEVAPSDDLRRWYGHDPGKWEEFKHRYFAELDSKPEAWQPILAAAREGNVTLLYSARDTEHNSAVALEAYLKSKE; this is translated from the coding sequence ATGATTCAGACCAAGCGTATTTATGAACCCCCAGAACCCAGGGATGGTAAGCGTTTCCTGGTAGAGCGGTTATGGCCCAGAGGTATAAAAAAAGAAACTCTGCAGATGGACGGTTGGTTGAAAGAAGTGGCTCCAAGTGATGACCTACGGCGTTGGTATGGGCATGACCCGGGAAAATGGGAAGAATTTAAACACCGCTACTTTGCCGAATTAGACAGCAAACCTGAGGCCTGGCAACCTATCCTGGCAGCAGCCCGTGAAGGGAATGTAACCCTTCTGTATAGTGCACGCGATACAGAACATAACAGCGCCGTAGCCTTAGAAGCCTATTTAAAAAGTAAAGAGTAG
- a CDS encoding mercuric reductase: MNPMSKVLSAKVLPDDKYNQILLSNVYPPDWKNPEPAPCYNLVVIGAGTAGLVTAAGAAGLGAKVALIEKHLLGGDCLNVGCVPSKCLIRSSRAAAEVRNARQFGVNVPGGGEVDFPAVMERLRKLRARISYHDSAKRFQELGVDVFLGEGRFTGPDTLQVAGKTLRFKKAVLATGARAVHLPIPGLAEVGCLTNETVFFLTERPRRLLVIGGGPIGCELAQAFCRLGCEVILVEIAPQLLIMEDPDAAKILTEVLRREGIDIRLNTTVKRVTMSGKEKLAYLQNGNNEDVISVDEILLGVGRAPNVEGLNLEVVGVEYDKKNGVVVNDYLQTTNPRIYAAGDICLKYKFTHTADAAARIVIQNALFLGRKKLSALTVPWCTYTDPEIAHVGMSEKDAREKGIEVNTFVRSMGEVDRALIDGDEEGFVKIHVKKGTDKIVGATIVARHAGEIISEITTAMVGSIGLRTLAEVIHPYPTQAEAIKQVADAYRRTLLTPRIKKLFTKWFAWTR, from the coding sequence ATGAACCCCATGTCAAAGGTACTGTCCGCAAAGGTGCTACCGGATGATAAATATAATCAGATTCTTCTTTCCAATGTTTATCCACCGGATTGGAAAAATCCTGAACCGGCTCCCTGTTATAATCTGGTTGTAATAGGAGCCGGTACGGCGGGATTGGTGACCGCTGCAGGAGCGGCCGGGTTAGGTGCCAAGGTGGCCTTAATTGAAAAACACCTTCTAGGTGGCGATTGTTTAAACGTAGGGTGTGTACCTTCGAAGTGCTTAATTCGATCGTCTCGTGCTGCTGCAGAGGTTCGCAACGCCCGTCAGTTCGGTGTGAATGTTCCGGGAGGCGGAGAAGTAGATTTTCCTGCCGTTATGGAAAGATTAAGAAAACTACGAGCAAGGATTAGTTATCATGATTCAGCCAAAAGATTTCAAGAACTGGGTGTAGATGTATTCCTGGGAGAGGGTCGGTTTACAGGTCCTGACACCCTACAGGTTGCAGGGAAAACCCTTCGCTTTAAAAAAGCCGTTCTGGCTACCGGGGCACGGGCTGTTCATCTTCCTATCCCCGGACTGGCAGAAGTCGGTTGCCTGACCAATGAAACGGTTTTCTTCCTGACCGAACGTCCAAGACGCCTGCTTGTCATTGGTGGAGGTCCCATAGGTTGTGAGCTGGCACAGGCTTTCTGCCGATTAGGTTGTGAAGTAATCCTTGTTGAGATAGCGCCGCAACTCCTGATCATGGAGGACCCGGACGCTGCCAAAATTCTTACAGAGGTACTCCGACGAGAGGGAATCGATATCCGATTAAATACGACCGTCAAGCGAGTTACCATGTCCGGTAAAGAGAAGCTGGCTTACTTACAGAACGGAAATAACGAGGACGTTATCTCCGTGGATGAAATTTTGCTCGGGGTCGGACGTGCTCCCAATGTGGAGGGTCTAAATCTTGAAGTTGTAGGAGTAGAGTATGACAAGAAAAATGGGGTAGTGGTGAATGATTACTTACAGACCACCAACCCTCGTATCTATGCCGCTGGTGATATCTGTTTAAAATATAAATTTACCCATACTGCCGATGCTGCAGCAAGAATTGTGATCCAGAATGCCCTCTTCCTGGGGCGTAAGAAATTGAGTGCTCTGACTGTTCCCTGGTGTACTTACACCGACCCGGAAATCGCCCATGTCGGGATGTCTGAAAAGGATGCTCGAGAAAAGGGGATAGAAGTGAATACTTTCGTAAGGTCCATGGGTGAGGTAGATCGGGCCCTTATTGATGGAGACGAGGAAGGGTTTGTCAAGATTCACGTGAAGAAGGGGACCGATAAAATTGTGGGTGCTACCATTGTAGCCCGTCATGCAGGAGAGATAATCAGCGAGATCACCACAGCGATGGTAGGGAGTATAGGTTTAAGAACTTTGGCAGAGGTAATCCATCCTTATCCCACCCAGGCCGAAGCCATTAAACAGGTGGCAGATGCTTATCGACGCACTTTGTTGACCCCCCGGATTAAGAAACTATTCACAAAATGGTTTGCCTGGACCCGATAA
- a CDS encoding response regulator, translating into MTDQKFITPKLNILIIDDDPNSWEILMACLEGPGYLIVEVDNPQDALMEASRRPFDLAFVDLRLGTKTGLDFIPRLLAGSPWIKIVVITAYASVDTAVKAMKRGAVDYLSKPFNPSQVSLMTKRLAEIRALEQKVAVLQEALGQASLETELISFNPTMQRGPVLARQIAQSHVTILIQGESGTDKGVPARAIHAWSPRATKSFSVVSSVSLSAEPLESSSLDR; encoded by the coding sequence ATGACCGATCAGAAATTTATAACCCCTAAATTGAATATCCTTATCATAGATGACGATCCGAACAGTTGGGAGATCCTGATGGCTTGTTTGGAAGGGCCGGGTTACCTGATTGTTGAAGTTGACAACCCACAGGATGCTCTCATGGAGGCTTCCAGGAGACCCTTCGATCTGGCCTTTGTAGATCTGCGGTTGGGGACGAAGACCGGACTTGACTTTATCCCGAGGCTTTTGGCGGGAAGTCCCTGGATCAAAATCGTAGTCATCACTGCCTATGCCTCGGTAGATACGGCGGTTAAAGCGATGAAACGAGGAGCCGTAGACTACTTGTCGAAACCCTTTAACCCTTCCCAGGTAAGTCTTATGACGAAAAGGCTGGCGGAGATCCGGGCGCTGGAGCAAAAAGTAGCGGTGCTACAAGAAGCTCTTGGGCAGGCAAGCCTTGAAACCGAGTTGATCAGTTTCAATCCGACCATGCAGCGAGGACCAGTTCTCGCCCGGCAGATTGCGCAGAGCCATGTAACGATCCTTATTCAAGGAGAAAGTGGAACCGATAAGGGAGTACCGGCCCGGGCCATCCATGCCTGGAGCCCTCGAGCTACCAAATCCTTCTCTGTCGTATCCAGTGTATCCCTCTCCGCGGAACCCCTGGAGAGCAGCTCTTTGGACAGGTAA